The Ziziphus jujuba cultivar Dongzao chromosome 3, ASM3175591v1 region GGGCATAGATCTGTCAACCAATATGCTTAACGGGGGAATTCCACCAGAAATCACCGAGCTCGTTggattgatttatttcaacttatCCAGAAACAATTTAAGTGGACAAATCCCTGCAGAGATTGGTAACTTGGAATCATTAGATTTTCTTGATTTGTCAAATAACCAGTTTTCAGGTCAGATTCCTCCAAGCCTCGGTTTGATCGATCGCCTTAGTGTGCTGAACTTGTCCAACAACAACTTGTCAGGGAAAATTCCAACAAGCACTCAGCTCCAAAGCTTCAATGCGGATGCATACATGGGGAATATCGGACTTTGTGGAGCTCCTCTCCCTGCAGAATGTCCAGAAGAAGAACAACCCGGTACTACCGAAGCTGAGGAAGATCACAACAACGAGTTTATAAGCCAAGGATTTTATGTGAGTATGGGCGTTGGATACGTGGTTGGATTTTGGGGAGTTTTTGGGACATTGCTGTTCAACAAGTCATGGAGGTGTGCATATTTCAAACTCTTAAATGATTTGGCAAATTGGATTTATGTTATGGCTGCATTGCGCAAGGCAAAGTTTCTCAGGAAACTCCGAGGTTATTAATACggtaaaattttctctctcttgagtgcatatgtatacatattaaTCATGcaactattaatatatatatatatatttatatattttgttattttgggtataaagatttgaatttaaaaacttttgtACGAGCAAACAATGGCTTAAAATTAATGTTCTTCCTTTTTTACTGCCCATTCACATATACTATAATATATTTGACATCCCTGTATTCCTCCCGccaatgtttttattattattattattattattttctccaacatataaatttaaaacaaaaacaaaagaagacaaaaaaataattaatcccaAGGAGGAAGTTAAAGAAGAAATTGATACTGACAATTGGAGCTGCACAGTTTGATATTCacctttctttttccctttttcttctttctgttattattattaatatttttttatcatattgatCACTTTATATAAGTATGTCAGGCATATGTGGCGAGGTTTTTCACTTTCTGCATATTTGGTCTGCTTGCAGGTGTGATATCAGCATCTTCTATGAGACGAGGTCAGAAAGAATACTATTCCACTTACCACAAGATGCAGAACCGGAAGAAGTTCACAAATGAAGAGTGGAATGATTTTACACAAAGAATACAATGCTCTGCaacatttattgtttttgtgtAATCAAATGTAATTTCCTTTCATGCTTTTGAGGCAGTGCATTTAAAGTGCTGTAATATTCAAGTGCACTATTGATCAAAATATTTGGTGGAGATGTTTACAAATATGTCAGTATTTCTCCAAACAG contains the following coding sequences:
- the LOC132803196 gene encoding receptor-like protein EIX2, translated to MWKGVVSEYGNTLGLVKGIDLSTNMLNGGIPPEITELVGLIYFNLSRNNLSGQIPAEIGNLESLDFLDLSNNQFSGQIPPSLGLIDRLSVLNLSNNNLSGKIPTSTQLQSFNADAYMGNIGLCGAPLPAECPEEEQPGTTEAEEDHNNEFISQGFYVSMGVGYVVGFWGVFGTLLFNKSWRCAYFKLLNDLANWIYVMAALRKAKFLRKLRGVISASSMRRGQKEYYSTYHKMQNRKKFTNEEWNDFTQRIQCSATFIVFV